GACATCGAATACCCCGGTTCCCTGTCGGCCAGCTTCTGGACGTCCGCTTTCAGTCGACCGGCCTGTTGCAACCGTCGCGTTCGCGCCTCCGAGTCGCTGAGCTTTTGCGGCCCGGAGAGGCTGGACGAGAGTGGCTCGTACGCCGCGGTATCGAAGCCCAGATCCCGGAGATACGAATCGACGTCCGGGGATTCGAGCCCGGATTCGATCGCTTCTCGGCTCAGTTCACGGAGAGCCTCGAACTCCGGGATCCGGATACGGTCCCTCTCGATCGTCGGCGTTCCGTACTCGACCGAAGCCGTCTGTGTGTGCGAGACGAGGTTCTCGACGTCGGTCGCGAGTCGGATAATCTGGCTGGGGAGCGTGGCGTCCGGGGCCCGCCACTCGACAGTCGGCTGGCACTCTCGAAGCCGGACTGGGTTCAACACCGTATCCTCGGGCGTGAACAGTTCCTCGACCGTCTCGGGGGACACACCTCTTTCGGCAGCCAGCTGCTTGAACCGGTCGTACTTCTCGTCGACGCGATCGCGCCACTCCGCGAGGCTGTCCGCGTAGTCCCACAGGTCGGTGTAACAGCGGAACTCGTCTCCACAGACCGTCCGGTATACGAGTGCGCGCGCCGAGTTTGGTCCGCGTATCCCGGTGTAGTAGGCCGAGGAACTCACCAGCGCGAGTGCCGGGTCAAGCGCAGTCAGGAGGTTGAGCTGGTCGAGGACGTTCTCCTGCTCGAAGTGGATGTGCGTTCCGGCGCAGTTTTTCGCGCTTTGGACGCCGCTGCCGTAGATGGTCTCGAAGGCGCGGCCACGCTCGCAGTTCGCCGGGGCGTCCGACGTGGTCAACGGCGTACCGAGCGGAACGAGGCGTTTACTGGCGCGCTCCGCGGCCAGGACCGCCGTCTGAAGCGTCGACTGAAGATCGCGTCGCAGGCCACGTTCGCTCGTGTGCGGTTCCGTCTTCACCTCGATGAGCGGGTCGATGAACTCGGGCTCTATCTGCCGGTGTGCTTCGGTTATGTCCGTCCCGTCACACAGTCGTCCCGCCTCGTCGACGACCCACAGTTCCAGTTCGACACCAATGCGTAGTGTGTACATGAATTACCTCCTCGCCGCCTGGGTCGCCTCGTTGGCACCCATGAGACGAAAGAATAGTCGCTGGCCTTATCTAGATGTGACATATTCACACAGACTGGGACTGTTGCTCACACACCGTGTTTTTGATTAAGCGAATAACGCGATCGGTACACGATAGTCGCCATTGAAACTCATTGCACACCGGCTCGCGAGAGGTCGGTCGGAACCGGGCGACTGCGCCCGGTTCTGACTGCCAGCATGCGAGTGGTGTGTAAAGTATTCCACGAACAGCGGTTCGAGACCGGGGTCGTCCGGCGGACCACGTCCATTCAGGCGGTCGAAGCGTCCGATCCGAGGAGGACCGGGAAGATATCTCGGTAAAAGTGGATGAAGACGACCAGTACGACGGGGGCGAGGAATATCCCGTACCAGCCGAATGCCACTGCACCGAGCACGTACGTCATGAGCATCAGTCCCATGTTGAGTTCGCCCTTCGAGACGTACGACCGGATGAACATGTCGGGGATGATGTCGACCATTACCAGCGTCACCAGGAAGAAAACCACCGGGAACCAGAGGGGGCCCCCGTCACCTGCCACACTTTGCCAGACGAGAAAGCCGGTGTAGGGGAAGTAGATGAGTTTCGTACCGATGGCCGGAATGAGGGTGGCCACACCGGTCAGGAGCCCCAGGAGGATCGGGAATCGGACGCCCATCTCGGGCGGAGCGGCGACAGCCAGGCCGTAGAAGACACCGACGGCGATGAGACCGGTCGCCACGATCGTGATGAGGTTCCCCGTATAGATCGTCGTCAGGTCGTCATCCACATCCTCCATGAAGGTCACGGCGGCGGGCTGGTTCTCGAAGCTCCGCCGGAACCAGCGGGCTATCTTGTAATCGTCACGCAAGAGGTAGAACGCGAGCGTGAAGATGACGAACAGACGCAGTAACCAGGCCACAGCCGCAGCACCGATCCCCTGCACCGTGGAGGCGTTGGTACGGAGGATATCGAGGACCCCTCGTCCGTCAGCCCCCGGAACGAGGTCGAGATAGGGCTCCAGCACCGTCCTGAACTGTTCGAGATCCGTGACCGCGAACAGCCGGTCGACCTCGTGAACCCCGACGAATACCGCAT
This portion of the Haloarchaeobius salinus genome encodes:
- a CDS encoding glutamate--cysteine ligase, which encodes MYTLRIGVELELWVVDEAGRLCDGTDITEAHRQIEPEFIDPLIEVKTEPHTSERGLRRDLQSTLQTAVLAAERASKRLVPLGTPLTTSDAPANCERGRAFETIYGSGVQSAKNCAGTHIHFEQENVLDQLNLLTALDPALALVSSSAYYTGIRGPNSARALVYRTVCGDEFRCYTDLWDYADSLAEWRDRVDEKYDRFKQLAAERGVSPETVEELFTPEDTVLNPVRLRECQPTVEWRAPDATLPSQIIRLATDVENLVSHTQTASVEYGTPTIERDRIRIPEFEALRELSREAIESGLESPDVDSYLRDLGFDTAAYEPLSSSLSGPQKLSDSEARTRRLQQAGRLKADVQKLADREPGYSMSPA
- a CDS encoding AI-2E family transporter, which encodes MGWILVGVVITVAVAYVLYSFVGAVVVGFFLYYATRPIYRWVDQRSGHSNLSAILTLLTVGLPVLIILAYAVFVGVHEVDRLFAVTDLEQFRTVLEPYLDLVPGADGRGVLDILRTNASTVQGIGAAAVAWLLRLFVIFTLAFYLLRDDYKIARWFRRSFENQPAAVTFMEDVDDDLTTIYTGNLITIVATGLIAVGVFYGLAVAAPPEMGVRFPILLGLLTGVATLIPAIGTKLIYFPYTGFLVWQSVAGDGGPLWFPVVFFLVTLVMVDIIPDMFIRSYVSKGELNMGLMLMTYVLGAVAFGWYGIFLAPVVLVVFIHFYRDIFPVLLGSDASTA